In Nissabacter sp. SGAir0207, the genomic stretch AATTCTACCTTGGCAACATCAGTGAAAGTACGCTGATGGATCGCCTGAAGGCAGATGCAACGGATAACACTTCGCTCGCTGAGCATCTCAGTGAAACTGACTTCTATTTAGGTAAACACTACCTGAGTCTGGGGGACAAGAGCAGCGCTTCGGCACTGTTCAAACTGACGGTCGCTAACAACGTTCATAACTTTGTTGAGCACCGCTATGCATTGTTGGAATTGGCGCTATTAGGCCAAGAGCAAGACGACCTATCAGAATCGGACCAGCAATAGCTGACGGACACTTATCAGCCTGATTTACCTTGGTTTTACCATCGTCAAATCGCCTTAACAGGCGAGGGTTTTTTTGTCCGTTTATTAACTTATTTGAGCCGGTTCACACTTTTCAATGAAAATGACTGAAAATTTTCTCGACGAGTTACGTAGACTGGCCGCCATCTCTCATGAGGCACGTGTACATGACTACTGAGTTTGAAACCTCTTTTGCTGACCTGGGGCTTTCCGCTCCTATCCTTACCGCTCTGACTGAAATGGGTTACGAAAAACCCTCTCCGATTCAGGCGGAATGTATCCCACATCTGCTGAACGGCCGTGACGTACTGGGTATGGCACAGACCGGCAGTGGTAAAACCGCCGCGTTCTCGCTGCCGCTTCTGCACAATGTCAAAGCGGAGCTGAAAGCGCCACAGGTGCTGGTACTGGCACCGACCCGTGAACTGGCTGTTCAGGTTGCTGAAGCCTGCACCGAGTTCTCCAAACACATGCACGGCGTCAACGTGGTTGCCCTGTACGGCGGCCAGCGTTATGACGTACAGCTGCGCGCACTGCGTCAAGGCCCACAGATTGTGGTCGGTACGCCGGGCCGTCTGCTGGACCACCTGAAGCGTGGCACCCTGGACCTCTCTAACCTGAGCGGTCTGGTACTGGACGAAGCTGATGAAATGCTGCGTATGGGCTTCATCGAAGACGTCGAAACCATCATGGCGCAGATCCCGGCTGAACATCAGACCGCGCTGTTCTCCGCGACCATGCCGGAAGCGATCCGTCGCATTACCCGTCGCTTCATGCAGGAGCCGCAGGAAGTGCGTATCCAGTCCAGCGTGACGACTCGCCCGGACATCAGCCAGAGCTACTGGTCTGTCTACGGTATGCGCAAAAACGAAGCGCTGGTGCGTTTCCTGGAAGCAGAAGACTTTGATGCGGCGATCATCTTCGTACGCACCAAAAACGCGACCCTGGAAGTGGCTGAAGCGCTGGAGCGCAGCGGTTACAACAGCGCCGCGCTGAACGGCGACATGAACCAGGCGCTGCGTGAGCAGACCCTGGAGCGCCTGAAAGATGGCCGCCTGGACATCCTGATCGCAACCGACGTAGCGGCCCGTGGCCTCGACGTTGAGCGCATCAGCCTGGTGGTAAACTACGATATTCCGATGGATTCTGAATCCTACGTGCACCGTATCGGCCGTACTGGTCGTGCAGGCCGTGCAGGCCGCGCGCTGCTGTTCGTTGAGAACCGCGAGCGTCGTCTGCTGCGCAATATCGAGCGCACCATGAAGCTGACCATTCCAGAAGTAGAACTGCCAAACGCAGAACTGCTGGGTGAACGCCGTCTGGCCAAGTTTGCCGCTAAAGTACAGCAGCAGCTGGAGAGCAGCGATCTGGACATGTACCGCGCGCTGCTGGCTAAGCTGCAACCGGAAGAAGAGCTGGACATCGAAACCCTGGCTGCCGCGCTGCTGAAGATGGCACAGGGCGAGCGTCCGCTGATTCTGCCGCCGGACCCGGTATTCAAACCGCGTCAGCGTCGTGAGTTCAACGATCGTGACGATCGTCGTGGTGACCGTCCGGATCGTGGCGATCGCCGTGATGCACGCGATGGCGACCGTCCGCGTCGTGAGCGTCGTGAAGTGGGCGATATGGAGCTGTATCGCATTGAAGTGGGTCGTGATGATGGCGTTGAAGTGCGTCACATCGTTGGCGCGATCGCCAACGAAGGCGACATCAGCAGCCGTTACATTGGTAACATCAAGCTGTTCGCAACCCACTCCACCATCGAGCTGCCGAAAGGTATGCCGGGCGATCTGCTGTCGCACTTCACCCGCACTCGTATCCTGAACAAGCCGCTGAACATGCAGCTGTTGGGTGATGCGCAGCCGCGTGAACGCCGTGAGCGTCGCGAAGGCGGCGCTGGTGAGCGTCGTGAAGGCGGCCGTGGTGGTCGTACTTTCAGCGGTGAACGCCGTGAAGGTGGTCGTGGTCGTCCGTTCAACGGTGAACGCCGTGAAGGTGGCGAGCGCCGCCCAGCGGGCAACCGTGACGGCCAGCGCGCCCCGCGTCGTTTCGGTGATGCGTAAGCACAACCGGTAATATAAAAAAACCAGCCTGCGGGCTGGTTTTTTTTTGCCTGAAATTCAGCGCACTTAACGGATGCGGCTCTCTTTCACCAAATCCGGGTGCACCTGCGCCACGATCTCAAAGGAGCGCAGGCGAGCCTGATGGTCAAAAATCTGGCCATTGATCATCAACTCATCCGCCTCTGTCTCACGCAGCAGCGCTTGCAGGCCATGACGGACGCCCTGTTGATCACCCACCACCGACATCCGCAGCGACTGCTCCACACCAAAGTGTTCAGCCGGTGACCAGAGGCTGTTGATGTCATCAACCGGCGGCGGCAGGGGGCCGGGGTGCCCACGGCGCAGGTTGATAAACTGCTGCTGGTTGGAGGTGAACATGCGCTGTGCCTCCTCTTGGGTATCGGCGGCAATCACGTTGACGCAGACCATCGCGTAGGGCGTAGGCCAACGTTCAGATGGCTTGTAGTTGCTACGGTAGACCGCCAGTGCCTGATAGAGCATGTCGGGCGCGAAGTGGGAGGCAAAGGCAAATGGCAGGCCAAGCGCCGCCGCCAACTGGGCGCTATAGAGGCTGGAGCCAAGCAACCAGATGGGCACATGTAGGCCCTGACCCGGCACGGCCTGCACCGGCTGGTTCGGCTGGGCATCGCCAAAGTAGAATTGCAACTCCTGCACATCCTGCGGGAAGTTGTCCACCTCACCGGAGAGATGGCGACGCAGGGCGATCATGGTGCGCTGATCGGTACCCGGCGCACGGCCCAGTCCCAGATCAATGCGATCCGGGTAGAGGGTGGCGAGGGTACCAAACTGCTCGGCAATTACCAGCGGGGAGTGGTTCGGCAGCATTACGCCGCCCGACCCGAGACGGATGGTCTGGGTGCCAGCGGCGAGGTGGCCGATCAGCACGGAGGTGGCAGCACTGGCGATGCCGGTCATGTTGTGGTGTTCAGCCAGCCAATAGCGCTGATAGCCCCACTTTTCCGCATGTTGTGCCAGATCGAGCGAGTGGCGGAAGGCATCCGCCGGGCGTTTGCCTTGCGGCACCGGAGCCAGATCCAGTACCGAAATCGGGACAATTTCGGAAGGTGTCGTCTGTTGTATGGACATAGTCATTACTCACGGTTTATACACTGGCAAAATAGCTCGCCAGCTAATGATAAACTTGAGTATCGTTCATTTTGCCTATTTTGAATACAGGATGGCCTTAGGTGAATGTGCGCTCCGGTTGCTGGCACTCCGCGCTATTGGCGCAGTACCAGGCCCGGCACGCGGTGCCAGTAACCGTTGCAGTCCACGCCTGCTGGCAGTGTCTGTCTGGCCGCACCCTGCTCATTGGCGCGGAACTGCTCCAGCTTCGCCAGATCCTGCGTGGAGGCGGGAGAGAGGCGCACGATGTCCACACAATCAGCCATGCCCGGCAGATCGTTCACCAGGTTATAACAGTAGCCGCTCTGCGTCTGGATGCCGTTGAGCACGAATACCTGCTGCTGCTCTTGAGACAGTACCGTGCGCCCGGTCGGGTAGTGGATGCAGCAAGTTTCACACTGATCCTTGGCGCGGTTCTCCGAGCGGGCAGTAAAGCAGCGCGCCGAATAGGCCAGCGGCAGGTGGCCATAACCCATCACCTCCACCTCAAACGCGCCGCGGATGCCCAGTTCGTCGCACTGCGTTAACAGCGCGGCCAACCACTGCCGTGATAGCTCGACCGGCATGACCCAGCGCACCATGCCCTGACGGTGCAGCAGGCGCAGGGTATAGGCGTTGTAGCAATTCAATGCATGGCCGGCGACAAAGGGCAGGTGGCGCTCCGCCGCCATGTTCACCGCCGCCAGATCGTTGGCCTCCAGCAAAAACTCACCGTTCTCCACATAGCGTTTCAACTCTGTCAGCTCAGAGGGGGCCTGCACCAGTGTCAGGGTAGAGAGCACCACCTGCTTGCCAACCGCCGCCAATGCCTTTGCCAGCGCCAGCCAGTCGCCCACCTTCATCTCCCGCCGCTTGCTGCACACCGTCTCCCCTAAATAGAGGATGTCAGCGCTGCTGTCCGCCGCCGCCTGATAAAAAGCCTCAACCGTGCCTTTTGGCCAGTAGTACTGGATGGCACCCAATGCGTATTTCATGCGGTTTCCCTTACTGCCATTTGCGGTGATAGGCACCCAGCGTGGTCTGGGTTCCCTCTGACAGCGCGCCCAGTGCTTCCATCCAGGCGGGCTGCGGGGTAAAGGTCTCTGGCGCGGCCTTGCAGCGATCAATCGCCTGCCGCCAGATGCGGGTAACACTGCTGACATACGCTGGGCTGCGTTGGCGCCCCTCGATCTTCACGGAAGCAATATTGGCGGCCAGCAGTTGCGGCAGCAGGGCCAGCGTGTTGAGGCTGGCTGGCTCTTCCAGCGCATGGTAACAGCTGTCGCCCACCCGGTAGCGCCCCTTGCAGAGCGTCGGATAGCCAGCATTTTGCTGCGGGCCGTAGCGGTCAATCAGCACATCATTCAGCCGTGCCTCCATGCCCTGTGGCGTCTGTTGCCAGCGCACAAAGCGCGCCGGGGAGCAGGCACCCACGGTGTTGGGGGATTCACCCGTCAGGTAGGAGGAGAGATAACAGCGCCCCTCGGCCATGATGCAGAGGCTGCCAAAGGCGAAGACCTCCAGCGGCACCGGGCTGCTGCGAGCCAACTGGTTGACTTGATGCATGGAGAGCACCCGTGGCAGCACCACGCGGCTGACGGCAAAGTGGCGCTGGTAAAACGCGATGGCCTGCTCATTGGTGGCGGAAGCCTGCACCGAGACATGGCGCTCCAACTGCGGATAACGCGCCGCAGCATACTCCAGCATCGCCAGGTCAGACAGGATCAAGGCATCCGCGCCCGACTGCGCCGCCATATCCACGGCCCGCTGCCAGCGCGCAAAGCCATCGGGATGGGCAAAGGTATTGATGGCGACATGCAGCTTACGCTGGCGGCGGTGAACCAGCATCGCCGCCTCCTGCAGCTTCTTCTCGGTAAAGTTCAGGCCGGCGAAGTGCCGGGCGTTGGTGTCATCCTTCAGGCCGACATACACGGCATCCGCGCCATTCTCCAGCGCAGCTTTCAAGGCTGGCAAATTGCCAGCAGGGCAGAGCAGTTCCATAGTTGAGTCCCGGCGACGTGCCTTGGTGAGCACATAATCAGCAACAGCCTGCGATTCTAGGCAACCTTTTCGGCGCGTATATTGATTTGAGGCAGTTTCTATCTCATTGATAACAATGTGATGAATAATTTCCGCTGTACACGCGGGCGTTCTGGTGCAAAATTTATTGATATAGACCGCTGAACACGTTTTTCAATCTGGCAGAATAGTGTCAGTCTTGATCAGAGGAGTAATGCCAGTGTTGGAGCAACTACGCTCGCGCCTTGTGCGCCGGGGGCCATCGTTACTGCGGATGCCGTTAGCTATCACCCCGTTTGCTGTGCAACGGCAGCTGCTGCTGTCGCTGCTGAATGTGCAATTCCGGCAGGCACTGGCGGAGGGGGAGCTGGGCTTCCTGGAAGCGCGCTGGCTTGAGGTGGAGGTGCGGGATCTGGGACTGCGCTGGTATATCACCCTGGCGGAGGGGCAGCTGGTGGTCAGTGAACAGGCCGACGCCGATGTGCGTTTCAGCGCCGATGCCAACGATCTGATTCTGGTGGCTGCGCGCCGCTGCGATCCGGATACCCTGTTCTTCCAACGTCGCCTGAGCATTGAGGGTGACACGGAGCTGGGGCTGTATGTGAAAAACCTGATAGATGCCATCGATCTGGACACCCTGCCGTCGGCGCTGCGCCGTGGGTTGGTTCAGCTTGCCGATTTTATTGAAGCGGGATTACGAGAGGGCGCGGTGACCGATCACCGTGCGGTTAACATATGCTGATTCGAGTAGAAATCCCGGTGGATGCCGCCGGTATCGATAGCCTGCTGCGTCGCGCCTTTGGCCGTGATGACGAGGCGGATTTGGTACAGGAGCTACGGGAAGATGGCTTGCTGACGCTGGGCATTGTCGCCACGGACGATGAGGGCGGCGTGGTGGGCTATGCGGCGTTCAGCCCAGTCGAAGTCGCGGGCGAAGACCGGCAGTGGGTCGGCCTGGCACCGTTGGCGGTGGACGAAGCCAGCCGTGGGCAGGGAATCGCCACCCAACTGGTCTATGAGGGGCTGGATGCGCTGAACGAATTCGGCTATGCCGCCGTGGTGACGCTGGGCGATCCGGCGCTGTATGGCAAACTGGGCTTCCGCCCGGCGGCGGCCTACCAGTTGCACTGCCCCTGGCAGAGCGCGGAAGCGGCCTTCCAGATCTACCCGTTGGCTGAGCACGCGCTGGAGGGCGTCAGCGGCTTAATCAACTACGCGCCGCCTTTTAACCGCTTCTGACGCTGGGCGCGTACGCCAGCAGATAATCCACCACATCTGGGGGCTGGTCACTGACCAGCCTCTCTTTTTGCTGGCGATGCAACTGCTTGATGCGGTACTCCGCTTTCAGCGCGGCCGAGCGATCGCCCGCCAGACAGTGAAACTCCAGGATCAGCGGCCCCTTGCCGCGCAGGCTTTTGGCGCCCTTGCCGCTCTGGTGCTGGGCCAGCCGGCGCGCCACATCGGTAGTAATGCCTGTATAGAGCTGGCCAGCGGCGGTGCGCAAAATATAGAGATGCCAGGCAGTGGTGGATTCAGTCATGGGAGCGGGGCAAGGGTCAACATCGGCACAGGGTAAACCAGATGCTGGGTTGGTTCCACCCTGACGGCGCGGTAGACTGGCCACTCATTCAAAGAGGGAGCGCACATGAATTCGCCTGACGAGCGGTTAGCTATCGAAAAATTCCTGAAGAAATACCATGTCTTGACCCTGTGCAGCGTGGGTGAGGGGGATCTCTGGTGTGCCAACTGTTTCTATGTACCAGAGCCGGGTGAGATGTCGCTGCTGTTGATGACCGAATTGAGGACGCGCCACGGCACCCTGATGGCGCAGCACCCGCACGTCAGCGGCACCATCGCCGGCCAACCGAAAAGCGTCGCGCTGATCCGGGGCATCCAATACGCCGGCCGTGTCAGCCAGTTGAGCGGCGAGGCCGAGCGGGCGGGGCGCGATCGCTACTGCACGCGTTTCCCAGTCGCGGGCAAGATGCCAGCCCCTCTCTGGCGGCTGACGCTGGATGAGGTAAAGATGACCGATAACACCCTTGGTTTTGGTAAAAAACTCTACTGGCAGCGCGATACCCCTACCTGATCTCCCCTCCCGGCCGTGTGGCCGGGCACTCCCCTCTGCGTTTTATCCTTTCTGTCTGTTCATTTACCTGACACTCGCAATATGGGGTTGCTGTTCGGTACACTCAATGCAATCAGCCTCTCAAGGAGAAGGGGCACTGAAGCGCAAAACATCCTGATTTTTTTCTGAAAAAAGCGGCCTGTAGAAAAGTTCAAATTTTTTTTGCTCAGTTACTTAAATATAATTACCATGAATTTTAAAGTAAATTATATTTCTGTTATAAATAACAACGAAGATTTTGTTTATTTCTTTGTGATTGTAACGCGTAGGTTGTAAATTGTTTGAGTTGAATGATCGAATATGTATAATCAAATGTAGTTTTACGCTATTTAGATAAACAAAAAGCATTGTTTGTTATTAAATAATACGCTTATCAATTCTTAATCCGTAGAGTTCTCTCCTTATAATTCACCGGCTAAATAAATCTGGGCGTTTCCCCATTTTTATTTCAGGATATTAACTATATTAACTGGCAAATAAATACACTACGATCCTTTCCGTCAAGAAGACCCCCCTAATTAAGGAAAGGATATGAGAAAGATTAGTTTTATTGCCAAAACACTGCTGGTTCCCTCTTGCTTATTAATCAGCAGCATGGCGGCCAGTGCAGAAGATGGCACTGTTACCTTTACCGGTAATATCAGTGACACTACCTGTATCGTCACCATTGCCGACGCCAATGGCACTGGCATCGGTGACTACACCGTGAAGTTGAAAGATGTCAGCACCACTGCTCTGGCCAAAGCAGGGGAACGTGCTGGGGATACGGATTTCAAATTCCAGCTGAGCGGTACGAACTGCACCAACGGCAAATATGCCAACGTCTCATTCGAGCGTGCGTTGAGCCAAAATATCGACGGCACCACAGGTAACCTGAAAAACCACACGGCTGCCGGTGCGGCAAAAAATGTGCAGGTTGGTCTGAGCGATGAGTCCAAAAACCCAATTGACCTGCGTCAACAAATCACTGACGCCACCAAAGGTAAACAGATTACCAACAACACGGCAGAATTTACCTATTGGGCGCAGTACGTTGCCACAGGTGACGCGGCCAGTGCAGGCTCTGTCCACACCGATGTAGTTTACTCCATTATTTACCAATAATTGTAGGCTCTGGCAAAGGGGCGTTTACGCCCCTTTTTTTACTCTGTCCGGAATATCACTATGACTCTCAAAAAACTGGCTTTGGTGCCGCTATTACTTTCATTCGCCTTTTCTTCATCCGCCTCAATCCAGGTGTTGGGAACGCGCGTCATTTTTAATGCGCAACAGAAAGAAGAGACTGTGCGTATTAACAATGTTGGGACGACGCCCGCGCTGGTACAAATTTGGCTGGATAGCCGTGCCGATTCAAAGATTTCTGATAAAGAAGATCTGCCTTTCATGATTAACCCGCCCATTTCGCGGATTAATGTCGGCAAAAGCAAAGTGTTTCGCATTTTCCAGACTGATGAGGCCGTAAATAAATATCCACAGGACCGCGAGTCAGCGCTGTGGGTCAATATTCTGGACGTGCCGCCAGAAGGTGAATTAGACGCCAATAAGCTCAATATTGCCGTGCGGACGCGCATCAAGTTCTTTTACCGCCCCGCTGGGTTGAAAGGGGATGCCATTACCGCGGCTGAATCCCTGACGTGGAGTGGGCGTAGAGTGGCGAAAGGCTATGAATTTACTGCCGAAAACAATACGCCGTTCCATATCTCTATCGCCAATTACAAGTTAGGTGATGATGCCTCAACCCAAACGGCGGGCGGCATGATCGCGCCATTCAGTAAGAAAGCATTTGTCGTGAAATCCGATAAAACAGTCGCCAATCCGGTATTGAAATACAACTACATCACCGATCTGGGCGCATATGTGGCGAAGGAGTATCGGGCCTCGATGTAATCGCGCCTGATGAGTGATAGGGAAGGACACGTTCGTGAGTTATCTGAAACAAAGTAATCAATTTGTAAGCATCATCCTGGTGAGTGGGATGGTGCTTGTGCCTGTGGTGGCAAAACCACAGCCAGCAATGCTTCTTGAGGGTAACTCAGATGCGAATGAAACGACGACACAAAATAACACCCCAGCCAAAAAGCCGGTGAAGTTCAATACCGGTTTTATTGCCGCCGAGATGGAAGGGGTGGATCTCTCCGCGTTCGACGGCGAGGGAATGGTCAATCCTGGCATCTATCCGGTTGAGGTAACGGTTAACGGTAAAGAGATTGGCGTTAAGCAGATCCGCTTCGC encodes the following:
- a CDS encoding YhbP family protein; the encoded protein is MNSPDERLAIEKFLKKYHVLTLCSVGEGDLWCANCFYVPEPGEMSLLLMTELRTRHGTLMAQHPHVSGTIAGQPKSVALIRGIQYAGRVSQLSGEAERAGRDRYCTRFPVAGKMPAPLWRLTLDEVKMTDNTLGFGKKLYWQRDTPT
- a CDS encoding GIY-YIG nuclease family protein, coding for MTESTTAWHLYILRTAAGQLYTGITTDVARRLAQHQSGKGAKSLRGKGPLILEFHCLAGDRSAALKAEYRIKQLHRQQKERLVSDQPPDVVDYLLAYAPSVRSG
- a CDS encoding DEAD/DEAH family ATP-dependent RNA helicase; translation: MTTEFETSFADLGLSAPILTALTEMGYEKPSPIQAECIPHLLNGRDVLGMAQTGSGKTAAFSLPLLHNVKAELKAPQVLVLAPTRELAVQVAEACTEFSKHMHGVNVVALYGGQRYDVQLRALRQGPQIVVGTPGRLLDHLKRGTLDLSNLSGLVLDEADEMLRMGFIEDVETIMAQIPAEHQTALFSATMPEAIRRITRRFMQEPQEVRIQSSVTTRPDISQSYWSVYGMRKNEALVRFLEAEDFDAAIIFVRTKNATLEVAEALERSGYNSAALNGDMNQALREQTLERLKDGRLDILIATDVAARGLDVERISLVVNYDIPMDSESYVHRIGRTGRAGRAGRALLFVENRERRLLRNIERTMKLTIPEVELPNAELLGERRLAKFAAKVQQQLESSDLDMYRALLAKLQPEEELDIETLAAALLKMAQGERPLILPPDPVFKPRQRREFNDRDDRRGDRPDRGDRRDARDGDRPRRERREVGDMELYRIEVGRDDGVEVRHIVGAIANEGDISSRYIGNIKLFATHSTIELPKGMPGDLLSHFTRTRILNKPLNMQLLGDAQPRERRERREGGAGERREGGRGGRTFSGERREGGRGRPFNGERREGGERRPAGNRDGQRAPRRFGDA
- a CDS encoding U32 family peptidase — protein: MKYALGAIQYYWPKGTVEAFYQAAADSSADILYLGETVCSKRREMKVGDWLALAKALAAVGKQVVLSTLTLVQAPSELTELKRYVENGEFLLEANDLAAVNMAAERHLPFVAGHALNCYNAYTLRLLHRQGMVRWVMPVELSRQWLAALLTQCDELGIRGAFEVEVMGYGHLPLAYSARCFTARSENRAKDQCETCCIHYPTGRTVLSQEQQQVFVLNGIQTQSGYCYNLVNDLPGMADCVDIVRLSPASTQDLAKLEQFRANEQGAARQTLPAGVDCNGYWHRVPGLVLRQ
- the yrbN gene encoding protein YrbN, translated to MTENFLDELRRLAAISHEARVHDY
- a CDS encoding fimbrial protein, with translation MRKISFIAKTLLVPSCLLISSMAASAEDGTVTFTGNISDTTCIVTIADANGTGIGDYTVKLKDVSTTALAKAGERAGDTDFKFQLSGTNCTNGKYANVSFERALSQNIDGTTGNLKNHTAAGAAKNVQVGLSDESKNPIDLRQQITDATKGKQITNNTAEFTYWAQYVATGDAASAGSVHTDVVYSIIYQ
- a CDS encoding peptidase U32 family protein, with protein sequence MELLCPAGNLPALKAALENGADAVYVGLKDDTNARHFAGLNFTEKKLQEAAMLVHRRQRKLHVAINTFAHPDGFARWQRAVDMAAQSGADALILSDLAMLEYAAARYPQLERHVSVQASATNEQAIAFYQRHFAVSRVVLPRVLSMHQVNQLARSSPVPLEVFAFGSLCIMAEGRCYLSSYLTGESPNTVGACSPARFVRWQQTPQGMEARLNDVLIDRYGPQQNAGYPTLCKGRYRVGDSCYHALEEPASLNTLALLPQLLAANIASVKIEGRQRSPAYVSSVTRIWRQAIDRCKAAPETFTPQPAWMEALGALSEGTQTTLGAYHRKWQ
- a CDS encoding GNAT family N-acetyltransferase, which encodes MLIRVEIPVDAAGIDSLLRRAFGRDDEADLVQELREDGLLTLGIVATDDEGGVVGYAAFSPVEVAGEDRQWVGLAPLAVDEASRGQGIATQLVYEGLDALNEFGYAAVVTLGDPALYGKLGFRPAAAYQLHCPWQSAEAAFQIYPLAEHALEGVSGLINYAPPFNRF
- a CDS encoding SCP2 domain-containing protein, with amino-acid sequence MLEQLRSRLVRRGPSLLRMPLAITPFAVQRQLLLSLLNVQFRQALAEGELGFLEARWLEVEVRDLGLRWYITLAEGQLVVSEQADADVRFSADANDLILVAARRCDPDTLFFQRRLSIEGDTELGLYVKNLIDAIDLDTLPSALRRGLVQLADFIEAGLREGAVTDHRAVNIC
- a CDS encoding luciferase-like monooxygenase, whose amino-acid sequence is MSIQQTTPSEIVPISVLDLAPVPQGKRPADAFRHSLDLAQHAEKWGYQRYWLAEHHNMTGIASAATSVLIGHLAAGTQTIRLGSGGVMLPNHSPLVIAEQFGTLATLYPDRIDLGLGRAPGTDQRTMIALRRHLSGEVDNFPQDVQELQFYFGDAQPNQPVQAVPGQGLHVPIWLLGSSLYSAQLAAALGLPFAFASHFAPDMLYQALAVYRSNYKPSERWPTPYAMVCVNVIAADTQEEAQRMFTSNQQQFINLRRGHPGPLPPPVDDINSLWSPAEHFGVEQSLRMSVVGDQQGVRHGLQALLRETEADELMINGQIFDHQARLRSFEIVAQVHPDLVKESRIR
- a CDS encoding molecular chaperone; translated protein: MTLKKLALVPLLLSFAFSSSASIQVLGTRVIFNAQQKEETVRINNVGTTPALVQIWLDSRADSKISDKEDLPFMINPPISRINVGKSKVFRIFQTDEAVNKYPQDRESALWVNILDVPPEGELDANKLNIAVRTRIKFFYRPAGLKGDAITAAESLTWSGRRVAKGYEFTAENNTPFHISIANYKLGDDASTQTAGGMIAPFSKKAFVVKSDKTVANPVLKYNYITDLGAYVAKEYRASM